One Triticum dicoccoides isolate Atlit2015 ecotype Zavitan chromosome 5B, WEW_v2.0, whole genome shotgun sequence genomic window carries:
- the LOC119310659 gene encoding cysteine-rich receptor-like protein kinase 26, whose protein sequence is MDRESCTSRIDVLERLLLDESAEPTNLPLSLLQDITNHFSLDHQIGSGGFAMVYKGVVGKGMVAVKKLSNTFAIQENKFHEEVKCLIKAKHKNIVRFLGYCSETKGKMEEYEGNLVMADQRNWLLYFECLGEDQTRSITQNLQGTLGYMDPEYLRSRHITFSSDIYSLGVIIMEILKGVRQYLEDEYVRII, encoded by the exons ATGGACCGTGAATCCTGTACAAGTCGCATCGACGTCCTGGAGAGGCTTCTACTTGATGAAAGTGCAGAACCCACAAACCTGCCATTATCCCTCCTACAAGACATCACAAACCATTTCTCTCTTGATCACCAAATTGGGAGCGGCGGGTTTGCGATGGTTTATAAG GGAGTAGTCGGGAAAGGTATGGTCGCTGTTAAGAAGCTGTCAAACACGTTTGCTATTCAAGAGAATAAATTCCATGAGGAGGTTAAGTGCCTGATAAAGGCCAAGCACAAGAATATTGTACGGTTTCTGGGGTATTGCTCTGAAACAAAAGGTAAGATGGAAGAGTACGAGGGGAATCTTGTCATGGCAGATCAGCGGAACTGGCTGCTCTATTTTGA ATGCCTTGGTGAAGATCAAACCCGTTCTATTACTCAAAACCTACAGGGGACACT GGGATACATGGATCCGGAGTACCTCAGATCAAGACATATCACATTCTCGTCAGACATATACAGTCTTGGTGTTATAATAATGGAGATACTGAAAGGAGTGAGGCAGTATCTTGAAGATGAATATGTAAGAATAATTTAG